The genomic DNA gccactgttgaatccatcttgctactccaccattaatacccaaccattgaactatcttaaccaaccttccatgaggaaccttgtcaaaggccttactgaagtccatatacacaacatccactgctttatcctcatcaatttcccgagtaacctcttcaaaaaattcaagaagattagttaaacatgaccttccaggcacaaatccatgttgactgttcctaatcagaccctgtttatccagatgcttatatatattatctcttaaatattctttccattaatttgtccaccactgacgtcaaactaacaggtccataattgctaggtttactcttagacccctttttaaacaatggaacaacatgcgcagtacgccaatcctccggcactattcccgtttctaatgacatttgaaatattctcTCTCACCCGTTCATTTCTctcgtccctttctccctctctctctctctctctctctctctctctctctctctctctctctctctctctctctctctctctctccccgcggtCACGTGCAGCGAGGGGGGGGCGGGGTCGGCGCAAGGAGGGGGCGGTACCTGGTCCTCTGTGACGCGGTCCCATTGGCCATTGGCGCTGCCCGTCATTGGGGGGAGGGACCTGGTCGCCGGTCACGTGAGGCGGGACGTTGCGTCGCCGTGAAGGCCGGACACAGGAAGGAGTGAGGCCGGGAGCTCAGGTGGGGATAGACGCCACCGCCGCTCGGCCCCTCGTCcttaccccaccccctccttcaTGCCGAGGGCGatctgtggcgtgtgtgtgtgcgggggaacGTCAGGTCTCGGCGCCCTCTGGTCCTCCGACTGTCGCGCCCCCTCTGGCGGCGGGAGGCCGCGCtgcacctatccacgttcccacagacgctgagtgactccagcactgtgacctTCTTCACATGATGCACGGCGCCCCACGTGACTCAGCGCCAATCACCGGCGTGGCGGGGGCGGGTTTCCCCCTCGGTTTGGGGGTGACGTCAGGGCGCGGATGGCGCAGGGCGGTGGTACGTCACGACGTCACGGCCGGCAGATGCGCGGTGCCCAGATGATGGGCGTTGCCGGGTCGGTGcagcccccccttctcccacttgCTCCCTCATCCCacctcctttctccccctcccttctccaccAAACCccctcctatttccttcgctccatagatgctgcctcttaatttgtctactccactgtgaaatcccctcaaggtatgtctactttgaagaagttgttCTCCTCCCTCTGAAGACGGTTTGACGACCTTCTAGCTCACtgcccccctctgtgattcccccttccctctaaCTCTACGACCACATCCTAACCCAGACCCGTGACCAATCTCCATAGCCTACAAAAATGTCGGATGGAATTTTCGAACTGTGCAcacattgtatttatttattacttggacaggggccacagagtggcacgggtgggggacaggtttggtggaatttgacaaatgtaaaaatattgcactggaaaaagaaaaaaaaaattgtatagtctccgaatgtcggatgaattttttgtttgaatggttcatgaattgtatatatttatcaattgaataaagtctattttgaaataaataattaaaaaaaaagacccgGTATCACAGCCACGTTTGCTTTCTCGGgccttgcctgcgcctccatctggTATCTCACggtttccagctccagttccctacctcccagttcggacccaaccCGGACTATAGATACCGACTGGCGAACTGCCGCCATTGTCGGCAATTTTCCTTCCGTGCTCTCCGATCTACCCTGGCTGCGATGagccggcaccagcaggaccttGCTTTGACTCTTCCAAAATTTCGGGtctcactcacccagacctgcaacggaccaCGGACCACAACTCTACTTCATCCTACAGATGATCCACGCCTTCAATAAATGATTCCTGGCCCACCTGGACTCCACCATGGATCGCAAACGAGTCAGTCTCCTGGCCGCTCCTGCCACCGACACTCCGCGACTTGACCGCCTGCAGGCCCCGGGCCCCAACGCTGGCCCGCGCCCCCTTCCCTACATCATCTTGGCCACTTGGAGCAGCACCAGAGCTAAGCAGCCTCCCAGACCATCGAGGACGCCGCCCTCGCCGACCTCCATGTCGATGCTGCCACCAACCTTCACCTGCGCACCGATGACTCACCGGTAACTCTGACTATTGCCCCCTCACCGATTACGCTGACCCTCACTACTTCCCAGATTCCTCCGACTGTCGCCACCATAACGTGACTGCCTACTCACCTCGCCGAACATCACCACCTCACCAGGACCACCAAACCTCACCGCCTCACCAGGACCTCCAAACCTCGCCACCTCACCAGGACCGCCAAACCTCGCCGCCTCACCAGGACCGCCAAACCTCGCCGCCTCACCAGGACCGCCAAACCTCGCCGCCTCACCAGGACCGCCAAACCTCGCCGCCTCACCAGGACCGCCAAACCTCGCCGCCTCACCAGGACCGCCAAACCTCGCCGCCTCACCAGGACCGCCAAACCTCGCTGCCTCATCGACCATCTGCTGACCGGGACCTACTACGCTTCACCCTCTGACCTGGACTCCACTTCCCGCGAGCCTCCACCATCAACTCTCCCGatcctcgccactccaccgctcTCCAGCAGgccgcagccgtcgccttacctgagtcctaggctcagcaccgggcctgaagtctccACGCTGCGGACTCTGACATCATGAGGTCTGACTgggctgggtcctagtgctagtcccccttaaccagggaacctcagtggttgttccactgggtcttccccttccccctcaaaccatgtgaccccagctcttccccactcaCACTATAGTCCTCTTTcgtgaccacccaccaccccccccaccagacatcgcctcggcctccatCCACTCACCtgccgtataaccatataaccatataacaattacaacacggaaacaggccatctcgacccttctagtccgtgccgaacacataatctcccctagtcccatatacctgcgctcagaccataaccctccattcccttcccatccatataactatccaatttaaccaggccactatctctagcctTCCTCCgtccccaacccccatccttgccaTGTGTTCGcaatcccccctgacctcccctctCTGATACCGAACGGTCGGTccacagcagaggcctcacctttgttcccctccgtccccacctcaatgggtTCCGCACtcgccacgatgtggagctctccttccgtcgcctccgcctcaaagCGTTcatccatgggaaggagtcctcatcccccagtgatgaccccttatcCTGTTTCCAACGTACCCCCTTCTCATGGACTCCCCCTCGTGGCCATCTACGGGCTTTAGACCTTTTTCATTTAAACTGACGGCAGACAtcaactgcctcaacttctccactccccgtctcactctaacctctcccaccctgaacgtacagccctccactcactctgcaacaacccagactgggtgatcaaacccgccaacaagggaggtgccgtggtagtctggcgcgctgatcttTACAagtctgaggccacgcgccaactctcagacacctcctcctacttatccttggaccatgaccccacaaacGAGCACCAGgtcactatctctagcaccatcactgacttaatcactaaactctacctccgctacatcgacgactgcattggtgctacctcctgcatccacaCACAACtcgctgacttcatccatttcaccactaactttcatccggcactcaaaacacctggaccatttccgacatttccctaccatttcttgacctcactatctctatcgaaggtgatagactactgaccgacatccactataaacccactgactcccatggctatctggactacacttcttcccaccctgcttcctgtaaggactccatcccctactcccaattcctccgtctacgccgcatatgCACCCAGGGCATCagcgatgtcctcattcttcagggaacgtgggttcccctcttctactatcgatgaggctcacaccagggtctcttctataccccgtgactctgcgctcactccccatccccccactcgtaacaagggcagagtcccccttgtcctcaccttcctccctaccagccgtcacatacaacaaataatcctccgacattttcgccacctacaacgtgaccccacaacttgtcacatcttcccatcgcccccccctgtctgctttctgcagaggccgctccctccgtaactccctggtcaattcatcccttcccacctgaaCCATCCCCTCACCgggcattttcccttgcaaccacaggaaatgccacacttgtcgctttatctccccccttgactccattcaaggaacctagcagtctttccaggtgtggcagaggttcacctgcacctcctccaacctcatctattgcatccgctgcgctagatgtcagctgctctacatcggtaagaccaagcggaggcttggtgatcgtttcgtcgaacacctctgctcagttcgcaataacaacctgatctccctgtggctcagcacttcaactccccctcccattccgaatctgacctttctgtcctgggtctcctccaatgtcagagtgaggaccaccggaaattggaggagcagcacctcatatttcgcttgggcagtttgcaccccagtggtatgaacatttcaggtagtccctactttctcctccccttctcagctctccctcagcccactggctgcacctcttcctttcttcttcccgcccccccccaccctcacatctgtctgaagaagggtctcgacccgagacgctgcctatttccttcgctccatagttgctgcctcacccactgagcttctccagcatttttctcatccccttctccccctcccctcacttccaCTGTCCACATCCCCCTTCTGCACTTTCTCCCCTTGCCTACTCACCACCTCGccactcctttcccctcctcacgctcaccccctcctctcctcctctcctcctccatcacACCATCctacccccactcccctccccctcaccacccccctccccttcactcccCATCAGGCACAAATAATGTTCACGCGTTAGTAATGTTGACCATCTGTGTTCCTACTACAGGGTTTaagagccgttgctgtggacggagagatgaggacatgagcggccattgagggcggccagggtgccagtgagccccccccccccaactgctcAGTGTGCggcttcgaggggctgagcttcgaggggctgagcttcgatggaggaccacatggcggggcacaacaaggagaagcattatgagtgcgacgtgtgtggcaagtcCTGGCAGAAGCCGAGCCTGCTGGAgtcccaccggcgggtgcacacgggcgagaagccctatagctgctccacctgcggcaagagctttgcccagtCATCCGGGCTGCGggtgcaccggcgggtgcacagcagtgagcgtccGTTCCCCTGCTCCGATTGCGGCAAATGCTTCAAGTCGTCGTCGGACCTGAAAGTGCACcggcgcctgcacaccggggagcggccctacacctgcagcgactgcggcaagggcttcacctgctccaacagcctgctggagcaccggcacacccacaccggtgagcgccccttcacctgcgcccaATGTGGCAAGAGCTACACCCGctcctccaggctgctgcagcACCAGCAGGTGCACACCGGCGACCGGCCCtttggctgctccacctgcggcaagagatTTTTCAATTTGAGGAGACTGGGGCAGCACCAGTGGGTACACAGTGGAGAGCTGCCCTTCAGCTGTTCCGACTGCACCAAGGACTTCAAGACGGCGCAAGAGCTGAcgatccaccggcgggtgcacacgggcgagaagccctatggctgctccacctgtggcaagagctttgcccagttatcggggctgcgggagcaccagcgggtgcacagcaatgagcggcccttcacctgctccgactgtggcAAAAGCTTCAAGTCATCGACGGAACTGAAGGcgcacaggcgcctgcacaccgaGGAACGGCCCTACATCTgtagcgactgcggcaagggcttcacccgctccacttATCTGCTGACCCACCAGCAGGTGCACTCCGGCGAGAGGCCCTTTGGCTGCTCCGACTGCGACAAGGATTTCAAGGGGCTGCAAGAGCTgaagatccaccggcgggtgcacacgggcgagaagccctattgctgctccacctgtggcaagagctttgcccggttCACGGGGGCTATGggagcaccggcgggtgcacagcagtgagcggcccttcacctgctccgactgcggcaaaagcTTCAAGTCGTCCACGCACCTGAAGGTACACATGCGCCTGCACagcggggagcggccctacacctgcagcaactgcggcaa from Leucoraja erinacea ecotype New England unplaced genomic scaffold, Leri_hhj_1 Leri_75S, whole genome shotgun sequence includes the following:
- the LOC129694701 gene encoding gastrula zinc finger protein XlCGF17.1-like, translated to MEDHMAGHNKEKHYECDVCGKSWQKPSLLESHRRVHTGEKPYSCSTCGKSFAQSSGLRVHRRVHSSERPFPCSDCGKCFKSSSDLKVHRRLHTGERPYTCSDCGKGFTCSNSLLEHRHTHTGERPFTCAQCGKSYTRSSRLLQHQQVHTGDRPFGCSTCGKRFFNLRRLGQHQWVHSGELPFSCSDCTKDFKTAQELTIHRRVHTGEKPYGCSTCGKSFAQLSGLREHQRVHSNERPFTCSDCGKSFKSSTELKAHRRLHTEERPYICSDCGKGFTRSTYLLTHQQVHSGERPFGCSDCDKDFKGLQELKIHRRVHTGEKPYCCSTCGKSFARFTGAMGAPAGAQQ